The DNA sequence CAGGCCGGCTTTGAGCTTGTACTCCGTCAATTGCCGAATTTCGCGGATCAACCCGACCGTTGAGATTGTGAATCGTCGCGCGGAGAAACCGAGCCCCAACTCGGAGCTGATGATCTCGATCGATTCCAGCACGCTGTCGAGATTGAGGAGCGGCTCGCCCATCCCCATCATGACGACGTTGTTGAGTTCAAGATCGCCGGTCAGCCGCTTGGCTAATACAAACTGGCCGACAATTTCGGCCGGCGTGAGATTGCGCTTGAAACCCAGCAGACCCGTCGCGCAGAACTTGCAGCCAATGGTACAGCCAACCTGGCTGGAGATGCAGAGAGTGAGCCGGCCGCGAATCGGGATCAATACCATTTCGACGCCGGCGCCGTCCCGCAGCTTGACCAAGAACTTGCGCGTGCCGTCTTCAGGGTCTTGCTGTTCGCGGACAATCTCGGGCAACTCGATTTTGTAGTGATCGGAGAGCTGATCGCGCAGCGTCCGGTTGAAGCTCGACATCTGCGCGAATTCGCCAACCTCTTTCTGGTAAACCCATTGGAAGAGTTGACGGCCGCGGTACGGTTTTTCGCCGTGACGCGCCATGAGTTCTTCCATTCCTTGAAGCGACAGGCCGAAAATGTTGATCTTTCTTGAGGTTGACATAGTTCTACAAACAATTATACTTACGCGACTTGACCAAGAGGTTTTTGGAGGAGAATTGGCGGAAGTCACTGCGATTGCGGAAATGTCTGAGCGGTTTGGGCGGCTGAAGGAGTTTCTTTGACCTCGACAAGAAGGCGGCGCGCGTAAAAGAGCTCGAGCAACAAACGGTTGCCGAGAATTTCTGGTCGAATCAGGCAAAGGCCCAGGGCGTACTCAAGGAAATCGCATTCGAGAAAAAATGGCTGGATGAGACCGCCACGCTCGAAAAAGAGATCGCTGATTTGAGCTCCCTCGAGGAAATGGCCGTTGAAGAGCCGGAACTGCGCCGCGAATTCGAGGAACATTACCAGTCAGTGCAGCAACGACTGGACGAGTTCGAGCTCAAGACCCTGCTTTCGGAACATGACGACCCCAACGACGCCATCCTCTCGATCCATCCCGGCGCCGGCGGCACCGAGTCGCAGGATTGGGCGCAGATGCTGCTGCGGCTTTATACCCGCTGGTGCGAACGGCACGGCTTTACGGCCGATTTGATTGACTACCAGGATGGCGAGGAGGCCGGCATCAAGTCGGCGACGCTGGAAATCAAGGGCGACTACGCCTACGGCTACCTGAAGGCCGAATCGG is a window from the Candidatus Zixiibacteriota bacterium genome containing:
- the rlmN gene encoding 23S rRNA (adenine(2503)-C(2))-methyltransferase RlmN; this encodes MSTSRKINIFGLSLQGMEELMARHGEKPYRGRQLFQWVYQKEVGEFAQMSSFNRTLRDQLSDHYKIELPEIVREQQDPEDGTRKFLVKLRDGAGVEMVLIPIRGRLTLCISSQVGCTIGCKFCATGLLGFKRNLTPAEIVGQFVLAKRLTGDLELNNVVMMGMGEPLLNLDSVLESIEIISSELGLGFSARRFTISTVGLIREIRQLTEYKLKAGLALSLHAPNQALRERLIPAANDNPLDELIEACRAYVLQAGDRVTLEYILIAGITDTMACAQQLARIANRLPCKINLIPYNPIIRPDGVPLAPIKEVKKGRVAAIRGTGARDPRRPAPFSPYDFRTPTQDAIDRFREYLYPRCPAVTLRTPKGRSIAAACGQLAGQLQAEEMSL